Sequence from the Rhodothermia bacterium genome:
GCTTAAAGGATACTGGAAGATGAGTTTTACGTATATTGTCTTGTTACGAGGCATTAATGTGGGCGGCCATAAGAAAATTCGTATGCAAGACCTAACCACCTATTTGCAGGAAATGGGTCTGGAAGATGTAAAAACCTATATCCAAAGTGGTAATCTGGTGGTTAAAACAAGCGAGACCGATCCAGTAGCACTTTCAGAGCGCATTGCACAGTGCATCAAAAAACATTACCCGTTTGAGGTGGAGGTGATTGTACGTACATTGTCGGCGTTTCGGAAGTCTTGGATAGAAAATCCTTTTCTTGCCCGCTTGGATGCCGACCCTGAAAAAATCTATGTTACGTATTTAATAAATACCCCTACGCACAAACAAGCAACGTCACTTACAAATATCTATTTCCCACCAGAAGAATTTATCTGGCAAAGTAATGAAGTCTATGTCTATTGTTCGAATGGATACGGAAGAACCAAATTGGACAATGGTTTATTTGAACGAAAATTACAAACTAAAGCCACCACCCGTAACCTAAAAACCATTCGCAAGTTGCTCGAAATGGCAGATGAGACCTAAAAGTCTTCTTCAGGATTTTCAAAAACTTCTGGTGGTATTTGCACAGGGCACGACACTTGATCCGTAAGAATGGCACTTCCATTTACTGGACTGACCTTTCTCGTGGCTACCGAAATTTGGTGTTTTCCGCACGTTAGGGTTTCCCAGTCTTCCCAACGAAAAACGGTGGATTTTCCATCCCGATTGCTCTGGAGTACATAAGCCCATTGTTGGATGCGTCCGGTTTCTTTGTCCACCCAAAACCAATATCGGTCTTTAGGTGTAAGCCCCACATTATCGAAGGAGGTGCTGAAAACCTCGGCGGTGGTTGTGTTAGAATCGGGAACGGCAACGCGATAAACGCCCGGATCAAAAAATTTGGTGGCCACCAACAACCAATAGGTATCGTTTATGAAACGACGATAAGCTGTGGAAATAAGGCTTTCTGCGGTCTTTTCAGGAACAACCTCACCATTATAATAAGCCTTCCCTTTTTGGGTTTGCACATTGAACAAGACCGTTACGGTGGTGTCTGCGTTTTTCTTCCACGTGACTCGGTAACGCCCTTCCCAACGATCCCAAACATGTCGGATAGGCGGTGTTTGTTGACTATTCCGTAAAGCAGAGAACGAGAAGGCCAAATAACGGGTACTTTCCCAAGCAGTTGGCCCACCCACCGCCAAAAAGGCTTTGTTTGCCAGTCTGTCGGCTTCTTGATCGGGCTGTGACCATGCAAGTGCTGGTACTAAAGCACCTAAAAACAACAATACTTTCATCTGTTAACGTGGGTTGGTGATAAAAATCTATGATCCTAAAGGTCGGGTTTTTTCGTATAAACAAAGAGACCTTTCACCCTCATTTCACAAAACCACAAAACCAATATGAAAAACCTCTTTACCCTTATGGCCATTTTGTTTTTTTCTGCTGGTACAGAACAGGCAATGGCCCAATGCAAAACCTACTTCACCAACAAAGCTGGGTCTGTCTTGACCTATAACATGACGGATCATAAGAACAAGCCCTCTGGTACGTACAAGATTGAAATCGTGAGCGCAAACAAAAATGCAACGGAAATTTCCGCAAAAACGACCTTCACCCCAACGAAGGGTCAGGCTTTCACCTCTGCGCCATATGCAGTAAAGTGCAAAAACGGCATCATGAGCATGGATGTACGTGGTTTGGTGGCAAACACTGGCGGGCAGCAGATCGAGAGTGATGTGACCGCCTCGTTCGTGGAGTTTCCCGCAACCATGAAGGCGGGACAATCGCTGCCAGATGCCGAGACAACTGTTAAGTCGAAGATGAATGGTGCTGCGATGGGCGACATGAACATCAAGATTTCGGAACGCAAGGTAGTGAGCATCGGATCGGTTACGG
This genomic interval carries:
- a CDS encoding DUF1697 domain-containing protein, with amino-acid sequence MSFTYIVLLRGINVGGHKKIRMQDLTTYLQEMGLEDVKTYIQSGNLVVKTSETDPVALSERIAQCIKKHYPFEVEVIVRTLSAFRKSWIENPFLARLDADPEKIYVTYLINTPTHKQATSLTNIYFPPEEFIWQSNEVYVYCSNGYGRTKLDNGLFERKLQTKATTRNLKTIRKLLEMADET